A single region of the Thunnus maccoyii chromosome 10, fThuMac1.1, whole genome shotgun sequence genome encodes:
- the brd2b gene encoding bromodomain-containing protein 2b isoform X3 produces MEAAANPPHDSSLVGLSGGGMDQHSSSGKRIRKPSLLYEDFESPSLPHSMPQGPPAPPQPPVKDPSRPSRMTNQLQYLQKTLMKSLWRHHFAWPFREPVDAYRLNLPDYHKIIKQPMDMGTIKKRLENNFYRSASECIQDFNTMFTNCYIYNKPTDDIVLMAQPLEKIFLQKVAQMPQEEIELPPPAPRNKNSRGRGSKSSSSRAQQVPAVSQSAYSPSSSDTGESMLANSPQTVLTKSLPPANIMGIPPTQPTTKKKGVKRKADTTTPSTMGLTVGMSGATHMVGLGKGGHGGQVHDTSMHSISSMGGMSLETPPGMGLVRSPGGPVLLQPMMSGTGRRVGSGRPIKPPKKDLPDSVQPQPSRKGKLSPQLRYCSGLLKDMLSKKHAAYAWPFYTPVDAAALGLHDYHDIIKCPMDLSTIKRKMDCREYRDAQQFASDVRLMFSNCYKYNPPDHDVVGMARKLQDVFEFRFAKMPDEPHMDHTAMSVSGHPTSSSSSSSSSSSSSSSTSESEPSSESEESESSPSSDSEEERAHRLAELQDQVCTQLRAMHEQLAALSQGPIIKPKKKKEKKDKKEKKKKKKVEKRSRGGRSRAGSEEWKMPGKILKSKSARAGASQPKKSQGKKSNKNSKTAKKPFYPPVAPSMLPHYDSEEEEEIVPMSYDEKRQLSLDINKLPGEKLGRVVHIIQSREPSLRDTNPEEIEIDFETLKPSTLKELERYVMTCLRKKPRKPYTEQAAKKGGIAKSKEELTLEKRRELERRLQDVSGQLNSVKKPAKPKVEKPSAVETQAQPSRLSGSSSSSDSSSSSSSSSSSDTSDSDSG; encoded by the exons ATGGAAGCGGCCGCCAACCCGCCTCACGACAG ctCTCTGGTCGGGTTGTCCGGTGGCGGGATGGACCAACACTCCAGCTCGGGCAAACGCATCCGCAAGCCTTCCCTGCTGTACGAGGACTTTGAGAGCCCCTCTCTGCCACACAGCATGCCCCAGGGTCCCCCTGCCCCACCACAGCCCCCAGTAAAGGATCCCTCTCGGCCAAGCCGCATGACCAACCAGCTGCAGTACCTCCAGAAGACCCTGATGAAGTCTCTGTGGAGGCATCACTTTGCCTGGCCTTTTCGTGAGCCCGTCGACGCCTACAGGCTTAACTTACCG GATTACCATAAAATTATCAAACAACCCATGGACATGGGCACTATCAAGAAGCGCCTGGAAAACAACTTCTACCGTAGTGCAAGTGAGTGCATACAGGACTTCAACACAATGTTCACCAACTGCTACATCTACAACAAG CCGACAGACGACATCGTGCTGATGGCCCAGCCTTTAGAGAAGATTTTTCTCCAGAAGGTGGCCCAGATGCCCCAGGAGGAAATCGAGCTACCTCCGCCAGCTCCTCGAAACAAAAACAGCAGGGGAAGAGGTTCCAAATCCAGCT CATCGAGGGCTCAGCAGGTGCCAGCTGTGTCGCAGTCAGCTTACTCCCCCTCTTCCTCAGACACTGGGGAGTCTATGCTGGCCAACTCTCCCCAGACTGTGCTGACCAAAAGCCTGCCTCCAGCAAACATCATGGGCATACCCCCCACGCAGCCCACAACCAAG AAGAAAGGTGTGAAACGTAAGGCAGACACCACCACACCCTCCACCATGGGCTTGACCGTGGGCATGTCGGGAGCAACACACATGGTGGGCTTAGGGAAGGGAGGTCACGGGGGCCAAGTCCACGACACCTCCATGCACAGCATTTCCTCCATGGGAGGCATGAGTTTAGAGACTCCACCTGGGATGGGCCTGGTCAGAAGCCCCGGAGGTCCTGTCCTGCTCCAGCCTATGATGTCTGGCACTGGACGCAGAGTGGGCAGCGGACGCCCCATCAAACCCCCCAAGAAGGACTTACCGGATTCTGTCCAACCTCAGCCCTCGAGGAAGGGCAAACTAAGCCCGCAGCTGAGGTACTGCAGTGGGCTGCTGAAGGACATGTTGTCAAAGAAACATGCTGCCTACGCCTGGCCTTTCTACACACCTGTGGACGCAGCTGCACTGGGACTTCATGACTATCATGATATTATCAAGTGTCCCATGGATCTCAGCACTATCAAG AGGAAGATGGACTGTCGTGAATACAGGGATGCTCAGCAATTTGCCAGCGACGTCAGGCTTATGTTCTCCAACTGCTACAAGTACAACCCACCTGACCATGATGTCGTCGGCATGGCACGGAAGCTGCAG GATGTGTTTGAGTTCCGTTTTGCCAAGATGCCAGATGAACCACATATGGATCACACCGCCATGTCAGTGAGCGGCCACCCAACTTCCTCgtcctcctcgtcttcctcctcctcgtcctcatcTTCCTCCACCTCTGAGAGTGAGCCCAGCAGTGAGAGCGAAGAGAGCGAGAGCAGCCCCAGCTCAGACAGCGAGGAGGAGCGAGCACATCGCTTGGCTGAGTTACAGGACCAGGTGTGCACACAA CTTCGGGCCATGCACGAACAGCTGGCTGCCCTCTCCCAAGGTCCCATCATCAAAcccaagaagaagaaagagaagaaggacaaaaaggagaagaagaaaaagaagaaagtggAGAAGCGAAGTCGAGGTGGCAGAAGCAGAGCTGGCTCTGAAGAATGGAAGATGCCTGGCAAGATACTGAAGAGCAAGTCTGCCAGAGCAGGAGCATCCCAGCCCAAGAAGAGCCAGGGGAAGAAGAGTAACAAGAACAGCAA AACCGCAAAGAAGCCGTTCTACCCACCAGTGGCCCCTTCCATGCTGCCGCACTACGACtcggaggaagaggaggagattgTACCCATGTCGTATGATGAGAAGCGCCAACTGAGCCTCGACATCAACAAACTGCCGGGCGAGAAGCTGGGTCGTGTGGTCCACATCATCCAGTCCAGGGAGCCCTCACTGAGGGACACCAATCCCGAGGAGATCGAGATTGACTTTGAAACACTGAAGCCATCGACACTGAAAGAGCTGGAGCGCTACGTCATGACCTGTTTGAGGAAGAAGCCCCGTAAACCCTACACTGAGCAAG CTGCAAAGAAAGGCGGTATTGCCAAGTCTAAAGAGGAGCTGACtctggagaagaggagggagctGGAGAGGAGGCTGCAAGATGTCAGCGGACAACTCAATTCTGTCAAGAAACCTGCGAAACCTAAAG TGGAGAAGCCCAGCGCTGTAGAGACTCAAGCCCAGCCCTCTCGCCTCAGCGGTAGCAGCTCCAGCTCGGactcttcctcatcctcatcctcctcctcgtcctcagACACCAGTGATTCGGACTCTGGTTGA
- the brd2b gene encoding bromodomain-containing protein 2b isoform X4: MAQPLEKIFLQKVAQMPQEEIELPPPAPRNKNSRGRGSKSSSSRAQQVPAVSQSAYSPSSSDTGESMLANSPQTVLTKSLPPANIMGIPPTQPTTKKKGVKRKADTTTPSTMGLTVGMSGATHMVGLGKGGHGGQVHDTSMHSISSMGGMSLETPPGMGLVRSPGGPVLLQPMMSGTGRRVGSGRPIKPPKKDLPDSVQPQPSRKGKLSPQLRYCSGLLKDMLSKKHAAYAWPFYTPVDAAALGLHDYHDIIKCPMDLSTIKRKMDCREYRDAQQFASDVRLMFSNCYKYNPPDHDVVGMARKLQDVFEFRFAKMPDEPHMDHTAMSVSGHPTSSSSSSSSSSSSSSSTSESEPSSESEESESSPSSDSEEERAHRLAELQDQVCTQLRAMHEQLAALSQGPIIKPKKKKEKKDKKEKKKKKKVEKRSRGGRSRAGSEEWKMPGKILKSKSARAGASQPKKSQGKKSNKNSKTAKKPFYPPVAPSMLPHYDSEEEEEIVPMSYDEKRQLSLDINKLPGEKLGRVVHIIQSREPSLRDTNPEEIEIDFETLKPSTLKELERYVMTCLRKKPRKPYTEQAAKKGGIAKSKEELTLEKRRELERRLQDVSGQLNSVKKPAKPKVEKPSAVETQAQPSRLSGSSSSSDSSSSSSSSSSSDTSDSDSG; this comes from the exons ATGGCCCAGCCTTTAGAGAAGATTTTTCTCCAGAAGGTGGCCCAGATGCCCCAGGAGGAAATCGAGCTACCTCCGCCAGCTCCTCGAAACAAAAACAGCAGGGGAAGAGGTTCCAAATCCAGCT CATCGAGGGCTCAGCAGGTGCCAGCTGTGTCGCAGTCAGCTTACTCCCCCTCTTCCTCAGACACTGGGGAGTCTATGCTGGCCAACTCTCCCCAGACTGTGCTGACCAAAAGCCTGCCTCCAGCAAACATCATGGGCATACCCCCCACGCAGCCCACAACCAAG AAGAAAGGTGTGAAACGTAAGGCAGACACCACCACACCCTCCACCATGGGCTTGACCGTGGGCATGTCGGGAGCAACACACATGGTGGGCTTAGGGAAGGGAGGTCACGGGGGCCAAGTCCACGACACCTCCATGCACAGCATTTCCTCCATGGGAGGCATGAGTTTAGAGACTCCACCTGGGATGGGCCTGGTCAGAAGCCCCGGAGGTCCTGTCCTGCTCCAGCCTATGATGTCTGGCACTGGACGCAGAGTGGGCAGCGGACGCCCCATCAAACCCCCCAAGAAGGACTTACCGGATTCTGTCCAACCTCAGCCCTCGAGGAAGGGCAAACTAAGCCCGCAGCTGAGGTACTGCAGTGGGCTGCTGAAGGACATGTTGTCAAAGAAACATGCTGCCTACGCCTGGCCTTTCTACACACCTGTGGACGCAGCTGCACTGGGACTTCATGACTATCATGATATTATCAAGTGTCCCATGGATCTCAGCACTATCAAG AGGAAGATGGACTGTCGTGAATACAGGGATGCTCAGCAATTTGCCAGCGACGTCAGGCTTATGTTCTCCAACTGCTACAAGTACAACCCACCTGACCATGATGTCGTCGGCATGGCACGGAAGCTGCAG GATGTGTTTGAGTTCCGTTTTGCCAAGATGCCAGATGAACCACATATGGATCACACCGCCATGTCAGTGAGCGGCCACCCAACTTCCTCgtcctcctcgtcttcctcctcctcgtcctcatcTTCCTCCACCTCTGAGAGTGAGCCCAGCAGTGAGAGCGAAGAGAGCGAGAGCAGCCCCAGCTCAGACAGCGAGGAGGAGCGAGCACATCGCTTGGCTGAGTTACAGGACCAGGTGTGCACACAA CTTCGGGCCATGCACGAACAGCTGGCTGCCCTCTCCCAAGGTCCCATCATCAAAcccaagaagaagaaagagaagaaggacaaaaaggagaagaagaaaaagaagaaagtggAGAAGCGAAGTCGAGGTGGCAGAAGCAGAGCTGGCTCTGAAGAATGGAAGATGCCTGGCAAGATACTGAAGAGCAAGTCTGCCAGAGCAGGAGCATCCCAGCCCAAGAAGAGCCAGGGGAAGAAGAGTAACAAGAACAGCAA AACCGCAAAGAAGCCGTTCTACCCACCAGTGGCCCCTTCCATGCTGCCGCACTACGACtcggaggaagaggaggagattgTACCCATGTCGTATGATGAGAAGCGCCAACTGAGCCTCGACATCAACAAACTGCCGGGCGAGAAGCTGGGTCGTGTGGTCCACATCATCCAGTCCAGGGAGCCCTCACTGAGGGACACCAATCCCGAGGAGATCGAGATTGACTTTGAAACACTGAAGCCATCGACACTGAAAGAGCTGGAGCGCTACGTCATGACCTGTTTGAGGAAGAAGCCCCGTAAACCCTACACTGAGCAAG CTGCAAAGAAAGGCGGTATTGCCAAGTCTAAAGAGGAGCTGACtctggagaagaggagggagctGGAGAGGAGGCTGCAAGATGTCAGCGGACAACTCAATTCTGTCAAGAAACCTGCGAAACCTAAAG TGGAGAAGCCCAGCGCTGTAGAGACTCAAGCCCAGCCCTCTCGCCTCAGCGGTAGCAGCTCCAGCTCGGactcttcctcatcctcatcctcctcctcgtcctcagACACCAGTGATTCGGACTCTGGTTGA
- the brd2b gene encoding bromodomain-containing protein 2b isoform X1, with amino-acid sequence MDQHSSSGKRIRKPSLLYEDFESPSLPHSMPQGPPAPPQPPVKDPSRPSRMTNQLQYLQKTLMKSLWRHHFAWPFREPVDAYRLNLPDYHKIIKQPMDMGTIKKRLENNFYRSASECIQDFNTMFTNCYIYNKPTDDIVLMAQPLEKIFLQKVAQMPQEEIELPPPAPRNKNSRGRGSKSSSSRAQQVPAVSQSAYSPSSSDTGESMLANSPQTVLTKSLPPANIMGIPPTQPTTKKKGVKRKADTTTPSTMGLTVGMSGATHMVGLGKGGHGGQVHDTSMHSISSMGGMSLETPPGMGLVRSPGGPVLLQPMMSGTGRRVGSGRPIKPPKKDLPDSVQPQPSRKGKLSPQLRYCSGLLKDMLSKKHAAYAWPFYTPVDAAALGLHDYHDIIKCPMDLSTIKRKMDCREYRDAQQFASDVRLMFSNCYKYNPPDHDVVGMARKLQDVFEFRFAKMPDEPHMDHTAMSVSGHPTSSSSSSSSSSSSSSSTSESEPSSESEESESSPSSDSEEERAHRLAELQDQVCTQLRAMHEQLAALSQGPIIKPKKKKEKKDKKEKKKKKKVEKRSRGGRSRAGSEEWKMPGKILKSKSARAGASQPKKSQGKKSNKNSKTAKKPFYPPVAPSMLPHYDSEEEEEIVPMSYDEKRQLSLDINKLPGEKLGRVVHIIQSREPSLRDTNPEEIEIDFETLKPSTLKELERYVMTCLRKKPRKPYTEQAAKKGGIAKSKEELTLEKRRELERRLQDVSGQLNSVKKPAKPKVEKPSAVETQAQPSRLSGSSSSSDSSSSSSSSSSSDTSDSDSG; translated from the exons ATGGACCAACACTCCAGCTCGGGCAAACGCATCCGCAAGCCTTCCCTGCTGTACGAGGACTTTGAGAGCCCCTCTCTGCCACACAGCATGCCCCAGGGTCCCCCTGCCCCACCACAGCCCCCAGTAAAGGATCCCTCTCGGCCAAGCCGCATGACCAACCAGCTGCAGTACCTCCAGAAGACCCTGATGAAGTCTCTGTGGAGGCATCACTTTGCCTGGCCTTTTCGTGAGCCCGTCGACGCCTACAGGCTTAACTTACCG GATTACCATAAAATTATCAAACAACCCATGGACATGGGCACTATCAAGAAGCGCCTGGAAAACAACTTCTACCGTAGTGCAAGTGAGTGCATACAGGACTTCAACACAATGTTCACCAACTGCTACATCTACAACAAG CCGACAGACGACATCGTGCTGATGGCCCAGCCTTTAGAGAAGATTTTTCTCCAGAAGGTGGCCCAGATGCCCCAGGAGGAAATCGAGCTACCTCCGCCAGCTCCTCGAAACAAAAACAGCAGGGGAAGAGGTTCCAAATCCAGCT CATCGAGGGCTCAGCAGGTGCCAGCTGTGTCGCAGTCAGCTTACTCCCCCTCTTCCTCAGACACTGGGGAGTCTATGCTGGCCAACTCTCCCCAGACTGTGCTGACCAAAAGCCTGCCTCCAGCAAACATCATGGGCATACCCCCCACGCAGCCCACAACCAAG AAGAAAGGTGTGAAACGTAAGGCAGACACCACCACACCCTCCACCATGGGCTTGACCGTGGGCATGTCGGGAGCAACACACATGGTGGGCTTAGGGAAGGGAGGTCACGGGGGCCAAGTCCACGACACCTCCATGCACAGCATTTCCTCCATGGGAGGCATGAGTTTAGAGACTCCACCTGGGATGGGCCTGGTCAGAAGCCCCGGAGGTCCTGTCCTGCTCCAGCCTATGATGTCTGGCACTGGACGCAGAGTGGGCAGCGGACGCCCCATCAAACCCCCCAAGAAGGACTTACCGGATTCTGTCCAACCTCAGCCCTCGAGGAAGGGCAAACTAAGCCCGCAGCTGAGGTACTGCAGTGGGCTGCTGAAGGACATGTTGTCAAAGAAACATGCTGCCTACGCCTGGCCTTTCTACACACCTGTGGACGCAGCTGCACTGGGACTTCATGACTATCATGATATTATCAAGTGTCCCATGGATCTCAGCACTATCAAG AGGAAGATGGACTGTCGTGAATACAGGGATGCTCAGCAATTTGCCAGCGACGTCAGGCTTATGTTCTCCAACTGCTACAAGTACAACCCACCTGACCATGATGTCGTCGGCATGGCACGGAAGCTGCAG GATGTGTTTGAGTTCCGTTTTGCCAAGATGCCAGATGAACCACATATGGATCACACCGCCATGTCAGTGAGCGGCCACCCAACTTCCTCgtcctcctcgtcttcctcctcctcgtcctcatcTTCCTCCACCTCTGAGAGTGAGCCCAGCAGTGAGAGCGAAGAGAGCGAGAGCAGCCCCAGCTCAGACAGCGAGGAGGAGCGAGCACATCGCTTGGCTGAGTTACAGGACCAGGTGTGCACACAA CTTCGGGCCATGCACGAACAGCTGGCTGCCCTCTCCCAAGGTCCCATCATCAAAcccaagaagaagaaagagaagaaggacaaaaaggagaagaagaaaaagaagaaagtggAGAAGCGAAGTCGAGGTGGCAGAAGCAGAGCTGGCTCTGAAGAATGGAAGATGCCTGGCAAGATACTGAAGAGCAAGTCTGCCAGAGCAGGAGCATCCCAGCCCAAGAAGAGCCAGGGGAAGAAGAGTAACAAGAACAGCAA AACCGCAAAGAAGCCGTTCTACCCACCAGTGGCCCCTTCCATGCTGCCGCACTACGACtcggaggaagaggaggagattgTACCCATGTCGTATGATGAGAAGCGCCAACTGAGCCTCGACATCAACAAACTGCCGGGCGAGAAGCTGGGTCGTGTGGTCCACATCATCCAGTCCAGGGAGCCCTCACTGAGGGACACCAATCCCGAGGAGATCGAGATTGACTTTGAAACACTGAAGCCATCGACACTGAAAGAGCTGGAGCGCTACGTCATGACCTGTTTGAGGAAGAAGCCCCGTAAACCCTACACTGAGCAAG CTGCAAAGAAAGGCGGTATTGCCAAGTCTAAAGAGGAGCTGACtctggagaagaggagggagctGGAGAGGAGGCTGCAAGATGTCAGCGGACAACTCAATTCTGTCAAGAAACCTGCGAAACCTAAAG TGGAGAAGCCCAGCGCTGTAGAGACTCAAGCCCAGCCCTCTCGCCTCAGCGGTAGCAGCTCCAGCTCGGactcttcctcatcctcatcctcctcctcgtcctcagACACCAGTGATTCGGACTCTGGTTGA
- the brd2b gene encoding bromodomain-containing protein 2b isoform X2 translates to MTAAAPPAGSAGCSPPALCQSGHSSLRRPANANLAAHVTVTHDSCSLVGLSGGGMDQHSSSGKRIRKPSLLYEDFESPSLPHSMPQGPPAPPQPPVKDPSRPSRMTNQLQYLQKTLMKSLWRHHFAWPFREPVDAYRLNLPDYHKIIKQPMDMGTIKKRLENNFYRSASECIQDFNTMFTNCYIYNKPTDDIVLMAQPLEKIFLQKVAQMPQEEIELPPPAPRNKNSRGRGSKSSSSRAQQVPAVSQSAYSPSSSDTGESMLANSPQTVLTKSLPPANIMGIPPTQPTTKKKGVKRKADTTTPSTMGLTVGMSGATHMVGLGKGGHGGQVHDTSMHSISSMGGMSLETPPGMGLVRSPGGPVLLQPMMSGTGRRVGSGRPIKPPKKDLPDSVQPQPSRKGKLSPQLRYCSGLLKDMLSKKHAAYAWPFYTPVDAAALGLHDYHDIIKCPMDLSTIKRKMDCREYRDAQQFASDVRLMFSNCYKYNPPDHDVVGMARKLQDVFEFRFAKMPDEPHMDHTAMSVSGHPTSSSSSSSSSSSSSSSTSESEPSSESEESESSPSSDSEEERAHRLAELQDQLRAMHEQLAALSQGPIIKPKKKKEKKDKKEKKKKKKVEKRSRGGRSRAGSEEWKMPGKILKSKSARAGASQPKKSQGKKSNKNSKTAKKPFYPPVAPSMLPHYDSEEEEEIVPMSYDEKRQLSLDINKLPGEKLGRVVHIIQSREPSLRDTNPEEIEIDFETLKPSTLKELERYVMTCLRKKPRKPYTEQAAKKGGIAKSKEELTLEKRRELERRLQDVSGQLNSVKKPAKPKVEKPSAVETQAQPSRLSGSSSSSDSSSSSSSSSSSDTSDSDSG, encoded by the exons ATGACAGCTGCAGCCCCACCGGCAGGTTCAGCCGGCTGCTCCCCGCCGGCTCTCTGTCAGTCGGGTCATTCATCGCTCAGGCGCCCTGCTAACGCTAATCTGGCAGCTCATGTGACCGTCACACACGATAGCTG ctCTCTGGTCGGGTTGTCCGGTGGCGGGATGGACCAACACTCCAGCTCGGGCAAACGCATCCGCAAGCCTTCCCTGCTGTACGAGGACTTTGAGAGCCCCTCTCTGCCACACAGCATGCCCCAGGGTCCCCCTGCCCCACCACAGCCCCCAGTAAAGGATCCCTCTCGGCCAAGCCGCATGACCAACCAGCTGCAGTACCTCCAGAAGACCCTGATGAAGTCTCTGTGGAGGCATCACTTTGCCTGGCCTTTTCGTGAGCCCGTCGACGCCTACAGGCTTAACTTACCG GATTACCATAAAATTATCAAACAACCCATGGACATGGGCACTATCAAGAAGCGCCTGGAAAACAACTTCTACCGTAGTGCAAGTGAGTGCATACAGGACTTCAACACAATGTTCACCAACTGCTACATCTACAACAAG CCGACAGACGACATCGTGCTGATGGCCCAGCCTTTAGAGAAGATTTTTCTCCAGAAGGTGGCCCAGATGCCCCAGGAGGAAATCGAGCTACCTCCGCCAGCTCCTCGAAACAAAAACAGCAGGGGAAGAGGTTCCAAATCCAGCT CATCGAGGGCTCAGCAGGTGCCAGCTGTGTCGCAGTCAGCTTACTCCCCCTCTTCCTCAGACACTGGGGAGTCTATGCTGGCCAACTCTCCCCAGACTGTGCTGACCAAAAGCCTGCCTCCAGCAAACATCATGGGCATACCCCCCACGCAGCCCACAACCAAG AAGAAAGGTGTGAAACGTAAGGCAGACACCACCACACCCTCCACCATGGGCTTGACCGTGGGCATGTCGGGAGCAACACACATGGTGGGCTTAGGGAAGGGAGGTCACGGGGGCCAAGTCCACGACACCTCCATGCACAGCATTTCCTCCATGGGAGGCATGAGTTTAGAGACTCCACCTGGGATGGGCCTGGTCAGAAGCCCCGGAGGTCCTGTCCTGCTCCAGCCTATGATGTCTGGCACTGGACGCAGAGTGGGCAGCGGACGCCCCATCAAACCCCCCAAGAAGGACTTACCGGATTCTGTCCAACCTCAGCCCTCGAGGAAGGGCAAACTAAGCCCGCAGCTGAGGTACTGCAGTGGGCTGCTGAAGGACATGTTGTCAAAGAAACATGCTGCCTACGCCTGGCCTTTCTACACACCTGTGGACGCAGCTGCACTGGGACTTCATGACTATCATGATATTATCAAGTGTCCCATGGATCTCAGCACTATCAAG AGGAAGATGGACTGTCGTGAATACAGGGATGCTCAGCAATTTGCCAGCGACGTCAGGCTTATGTTCTCCAACTGCTACAAGTACAACCCACCTGACCATGATGTCGTCGGCATGGCACGGAAGCTGCAG GATGTGTTTGAGTTCCGTTTTGCCAAGATGCCAGATGAACCACATATGGATCACACCGCCATGTCAGTGAGCGGCCACCCAACTTCCTCgtcctcctcgtcttcctcctcctcgtcctcatcTTCCTCCACCTCTGAGAGTGAGCCCAGCAGTGAGAGCGAAGAGAGCGAGAGCAGCCCCAGCTCAGACAGCGAGGAGGAGCGAGCACATCGCTTGGCTGAGTTACAGGACCAG CTTCGGGCCATGCACGAACAGCTGGCTGCCCTCTCCCAAGGTCCCATCATCAAAcccaagaagaagaaagagaagaaggacaaaaaggagaagaagaaaaagaagaaagtggAGAAGCGAAGTCGAGGTGGCAGAAGCAGAGCTGGCTCTGAAGAATGGAAGATGCCTGGCAAGATACTGAAGAGCAAGTCTGCCAGAGCAGGAGCATCCCAGCCCAAGAAGAGCCAGGGGAAGAAGAGTAACAAGAACAGCAA AACCGCAAAGAAGCCGTTCTACCCACCAGTGGCCCCTTCCATGCTGCCGCACTACGACtcggaggaagaggaggagattgTACCCATGTCGTATGATGAGAAGCGCCAACTGAGCCTCGACATCAACAAACTGCCGGGCGAGAAGCTGGGTCGTGTGGTCCACATCATCCAGTCCAGGGAGCCCTCACTGAGGGACACCAATCCCGAGGAGATCGAGATTGACTTTGAAACACTGAAGCCATCGACACTGAAAGAGCTGGAGCGCTACGTCATGACCTGTTTGAGGAAGAAGCCCCGTAAACCCTACACTGAGCAAG CTGCAAAGAAAGGCGGTATTGCCAAGTCTAAAGAGGAGCTGACtctggagaagaggagggagctGGAGAGGAGGCTGCAAGATGTCAGCGGACAACTCAATTCTGTCAAGAAACCTGCGAAACCTAAAG TGGAGAAGCCCAGCGCTGTAGAGACTCAAGCCCAGCCCTCTCGCCTCAGCGGTAGCAGCTCCAGCTCGGactcttcctcatcctcatcctcctcctcgtcctcagACACCAGTGATTCGGACTCTGGTTGA